tttttttttgaaacaaTCCTGATCTTAATATCTCCAACTATGAGCTCATTTAAATTGGGGTTATGtctctttctttttaacATACTGAATAAGCTACTTAATCTTTCCTCTGAAATAAATTCCTCTCTTTCTCCCTCCATTCTTTCTTGCTGACCAAACTCCATTAAGTTTAGTTCGGTAGCATATTTTTGTTGTTTCTCCACTAGACTTTTGTTGCAGAATCCATGGATCAATAAAAGTATTATGCTTAATACTTGAAACCTTGTTTTTAGTTTATCTACTGATTTcatattaaattaacttAGCTTAgtaaaattagaaaatttgCTCATTTCAAACATTGTGCTCGCatttttgtaataaattatatcaatttacaatcaaaataattaaaatagcAATTTGttagaatttaatttaataatttactattaaaaCAACATTaagataatttaaaagaaataattataaataaatccTTTTCTAttatgaaaaaattaacattACACTAAAttagaataatattattcatctGTGTTATATAATCAAAGCAGAagatttcttcaaataaatacaaatacGTAATTCTTAGAcatattaattgaaaatcctatgttgaatataatatgATTTGACTTTgtaaatttcaaaaagcTCCATTGgttttttgattttggtGAAACCAGGAGGAACAAACTTTttacatatttttttatctgAAGCACTTGCGTTTTCTGAAATACAAACggtaattaatattggaacGTTTTTAAGCGAATTAGAAAACCAGCTCTggaattgaataaaatcTAAAGATCGGAGACTTGCTAAAACTTCCTCTCTCAATTTATAGTTAAATGATCTATTAAAGCTGTttgtaataaatgaattcaCTTCCATAAATATCGAGTCCATTTGTTCTAAACACTCTATCTTTTCCAAAAGAGCAACTCTAAAAAGCTCCTCACTTAGAATAGTTGGCGACAATTCTTTTAAACATTCTAGCAACGTGTAGATAGTACTCGTAATAGTATGATTATCTGTTTGAATGACAAATGAGTAAGAAAGAGTCTTTTCAGATACTTCACAAACTTCAGAGTTAAATTCATAAGcaatttgttttttttgtcttacattttcaaaaagtaTGTCAAAAAATACTTGATTGATAATTTGAAGTTTGAAAAATGTTATTGGACTTTCtcttttaaagaaaacAGAAAGTCTGATCAAATTATGTTTGCTCTTTATGCTTTTtgtcaaataataaatcttatttttatttggaggtattgaaaataagtCAATCATATCAAAACCATTACATTGggttttctttcttttatatatattagaGTTTTCATTTTGtgtaaagaaaattttgtGATAATATGGCTTAAgataattatcattattcGGATTATCTTTGACATAAAACAGAGGTTTGTCAATTTCAGAAAACttgaaattctttaaattcaaaataaaaccATCTAATACTGCTTTAAGGATATTTGCAGGAGTATCTCCGACAAAGATTCCTtcaaaaatacaaattcttctaaacaaatctgaaaatttaatgaacTCAGTAATTTTAACCTTATTaactaaattaataaacttttttGTGTTTATAAATCCCATATTTAAAACTTCATGTTCAGCTTCTCCAATCAAATCCTTATACAAAAGCTGGCTTTCAATAAGAAGCAATTTTCCTATtgtattctttttaataaattcaaactCTTCACTttttatcttcaaaatattcttcaatGTATGAGATAATTCATCTGTAAATTTGGAAAGACTTTCAAACTTTCcatacaaataatattctatTCCTATAGCATAATTCGGAAATGGGCTACGAAATGTAGGGTAAATTTGTGCGGAAATTCCTTCTTTAGATAGTCTTTCAAagtttaaatttattttcagtttaattaattcagaaaGCAATTGTATTAAAACACAAGAGTGGTACCcatctttaatataaaagCCACTTTCAGAAAACTGATCAAATGACTTTTTCCCAAACAACGGAGGAATCAACAatctcaaaataaaaaatgaatcaggaaaaatattctttggAACATTCATATAAAACATTCCTCTCCAAATACTTGAAATCTTTAGATTTCTAGAAAACACAAAGtctttttctttagaaAGTTTGagtttttcaaattcatatGCAATATCAAACAATAAAGGAGGTTTAAGGTTAGTCTTTATTTGgctattttttatttttgatgattCAAGCATATTTATTGTTTGCATTGGTAAAGGAACATTACTAAAATCGATCCCAGATTCTATTTTAATTTCCGAAATCGATTGAAGAAACTTATTTGTAAAATCCCAAATAGaataatttgtattaaaatatttctctgacaataaatatttgttttctATATTTCTAATGCGACCAGAGAGTATAATAGTTGAAATGTAATCTTTAaagttatattttttatttatataatccTTGTGGTTTGATTTTTGGATAATTTCTTGTT
This is a stretch of genomic DNA from Cryptosporidium parvum Iowa II chromosome 3, whole genome shotgun sequence. It encodes these proteins:
- a CDS encoding insulinase like peptidase — encoded protein: EKEMAIEENSSKYLEIVEDSEFIKPKESSFKCKFERLKTGLEVFLISSEKLTSTSVNLVVKVGSANEGSEIDGLAHFLEHSVFLGTEKFPGQNEFGKFVRTYGGATNASTDILMTHYSFFIPNQFLEPALERFCEFFKSPLFSEEYLQNEINIVENEFLSKTNNFYTLLEHVLKQIADETHIYSKFFYGNSKTLKKIPEKNGISLRERTIRFFEEYYGSKNMVLFILSNISIQELSKISYKYFSNVRSCSRLSPKPESLSLFPELPYLGISKKLVKIHLNINASQLMLMFSLPKKEYGLSRIFSQYLSFFLCPKSGEGLLNDIIQKNLCHKISLNETYSQLGFSYITFYLFLTKEGVFNIREIILSLFSAFQIIKKTELIDEYIQRIANKDYLNFLKIEDTLPSIQILELLKVYYLTKGTPEKLFSAIYSAPQFSQQVFEDFMSYLNVENMVTIIIDSNFDLGTLIKQEIIQKSNHKDYINKKYNFKDYISTIILSGRIRNIENKYLLSEKYFNTNYSIWDFTNKFLQSISEIKIESGIDFSNVPLPMQTINMLESSKIKNSQIKTNLKPPLLFDIAYEFEKLKLSKEKDFVFSRNLKISSIWRGMFYMNVPKNIFPDSFFILRLLIPPLFGKKSFDQFSESGFYIKDGYHSCVLIQLLSELIKLKINLNFERLSKEGISAQIYPTFRSPFPNYAIGIEYYLYGKFESLSKFTDELSHTLKNILKIKSEEFEFIKKNTIGKLLLIESQLLYKDLIGEAEHEVLNMGFINTKKFINLVNKVKITEFIKFSDLFRRICIFEGIFVGDTPANILKAVLDGFILNLKNFKFSEIDKPLFYVKDNPNNDNYLKPYYHKIFFTQNENSNIYKRKKTQCNGFDMIDLFSIPPNKNKIYYLTKSIKSKHNLIRLSVFFKRESPITFFKLQIINQVFFDILFENVRQKKQIAYEFNSEVCEVSEKTLSYSFVIQTDNHTITSTIYTLLECLKELSPTILSEELFRVALLEKIECLEQMDSIFMEVNSFITNSFNRSFNYKLREEVLASLRSLDFIQFQSWFSNSLKNVPILITVCISENASASDKKICKKFVPPGFTKIKKPMELFEIYKVKSYYIQHRIFN